A section of the Humulus lupulus chromosome 2, drHumLupu1.1, whole genome shotgun sequence genome encodes:
- the LOC133819744 gene encoding uncharacterized protein LOC133819744 yields MLPRRSVRVGRGRGRGRAAMNAAQPEPPQGWEERFARMEETIQRQNAEINQLRQQAGPPVRSEAPMVSQPPAIVGLPVAENRMEPLFERFRKQHPPVFEGSIDPVQAEEWISGMERILNMMGVQGNERVVCASFMLRKDARIWWEVVEQSRDVNTMDWDGFKQVFNDKYYNSAVLAAKMDEFTKLTQGNLSVTEYAQKFDRLAKFAKDLVPTDKVRADRFVRGLKPMIARDVEIVSRGAFTYAEVVEMALTAERSEERIWKDNVARRDAKKSGATTSTDNRKRVQDQPSQARNDKRPKPNNDNRPGGNGSRNIPPCPKCTKRHLGECRAGVCYKCGKEGHVKRNCPTWEQSGSKEEQKKDDKYVPARVFTITQAEAEASPSVITGASGHRGDAASGSRHVSGKRTV; encoded by the exons ATGCTCCCTCGTAGATCAGTCAGAGTAGGACGTGGTCGAGGTAGGGGGAGAGCAGCAATGAATGCAGCACAGCCCGAACCGCCACAAGGATGGGAGGAACGTTTTGCGAGAATGGAAGAGACCATTCAAAGACAGAACGCAGAGATCAATCAACTGAGGCAGCAAGCTGGGCCACCTGTAAGGTCTGAAGCACCAATGGTTAGTCAGCCACCTGCCATCGTAGGGTTACCAGTTGCGGAGAATCGTATGGAGCCTTTGTTTGAAAGGTTTCGAAAGCAACACCCGCCAGTGTTTGAAGGCAGCATCGATCCTGTCCAGGCAGAGGAGTGGATCAGTGGGATGGAGAGGATCTTGAACATGATGGGAGTTCAAGGAAATGAACGAGTGGTGTGCGCATCTTtcatgctgagaaaagatgctcggatttggtgggaggtagtgGAGCAATCACGGGATGTTAACACTATGGATTGGGACGGATTCAAACAAGTGTTTAATGATAAATACTACAACTCAGCAGTGTTAGCAGCAAAAATGGATGAATTTACCAAGCTGACTCAAGGTAATCTCTCGGTGACAGAatatgcacagaagttcgatcggttggcgaagtttgcCAAGGATCTTGTACCTACTGACAAGGTACGAGCGGACCGGTTTGTGAGAGGTCTAAAACcaatgatagctcgggatgtggaGATTGTTTCTAGAGGTGCTTTCACCTATGCTGAAGTGGTGGAAATGGCTCTTACGGCTGAAAGAAGCGAAGAGAGAATCTGGAAAGATAATGTTGCTAGAAGAGATGCTAAGAAGAGTGGGGCAACCACCTCCACTGACAATAGGAAAAGGGTACAGGACCAGCCAAGCCAAGCCAGAAATGATAAACGGCCCAAGCCCAACAATGACAACCGTCCTGGTGGAAATGGTAGCAGAAACATTCCACCTTGCCCTAAGTGCACAAAACGCCATCTTGGTGAGTGCAGAGCTGGAGTTTGCTACAAATGTGGGAAGGAAGGTCATGTGAAGCGCAATTGTCCGACATGGGAACAATCTGGCAGTAAGGAAGAACAGAAGAAGGATGACAAGTACGTCCCAGCCAGAGTCTTCACCATCACCCAAGCTGAAGCTGAGGCAAGTCCTTCCGTCATAACAG gagctagtggtcatcgaggtgacgcagcgagtggttcgagacacgtcagcggaaaacgcactgtgtaa